A single genomic interval of Pontibacter deserti harbors:
- a CDS encoding lipoprotein signal peptidase — protein MKYWKFYLLSLLVILIDQAVKLIVHYNMEMGLPGEIHVIGDFFKLHYTLNPGMAFGVELGSEYGKLILTLFRLVAMFGIGYYLYYLVKHNAPQGLIWCIALILGGAIGNLVDSTFYGVWFDNALYGSSTPWFHGQVIDMFYLDIWEGIIPHWVPIIGGKPMSLWPIFNIADAAIFIGVLMILFNQKRFFGEHHEQEHKTVQQQGL, from the coding sequence ATGAAATACTGGAAATTTTACCTGCTCAGCCTACTTGTAATCCTGATTGACCAGGCCGTAAAGCTGATCGTGCATTACAACATGGAAATGGGCCTGCCAGGCGAGATCCACGTTATCGGCGACTTTTTTAAACTGCACTATACCCTAAACCCGGGTATGGCTTTTGGCGTGGAATTGGGCTCTGAATACGGTAAACTTATACTTACACTGTTCCGCCTGGTAGCCATGTTTGGTATCGGGTATTACTTATACTATCTGGTTAAGCATAATGCTCCGCAAGGCCTTATATGGTGCATTGCCCTTATTCTTGGCGGTGCTATTGGTAACCTGGTTGACAGTACGTTCTATGGTGTGTGGTTTGATAATGCCCTGTATGGCTCCTCTACACCATGGTTTCATGGGCAGGTAATCGATATGTTCTACTTGGATATCTGGGAAGGCATTATCCCGCACTGGGTTCCTATAATAGGGGGTAAGCCCATGTCGTTGTGGCCGATCTTTAACATAGCCGATGCCGCTATCTTTATCGGTGTACTCATGATCCTGTTCAACCAGAAGCGCTTTTTTGGGGAGCACCACGAGCAGGAGCACAAAACTGTGCAACAGCAAGGTTTGTAA
- the ileS gene encoding isoleucine--tRNA ligase produces MKYNEYKNLNYAKLGEDVLAFWKEHNIFQKSVATREGNDNFVFYEGPPSANGTPGIHHVMARAVKDIFCRYKTLKGYQVNRKGGWDTHGLPVELQVEKELGITKEDIGKKITVEEYNQRCRETVMRFKDQWDDLTEKMGYWVDLDNPYITFENEYIESCWALLKRLYDKGYLYKGYTIQPYSPGAGTGLSSHELNQPGCYQMVKDTTIVAQFEIKKITRNMFLFENEEEPVYFLAWTTTPWTLPANTALAVGKGIKYVKVKTYNLYTYAPISVILAKDLVSRYFNDKAKDLALADYNPGDKLVPFKVVEEFVGADLAGVEYHQLMPYVQPDKPAFRVVVGDFVTTEDGTGIVHISPTFGADDFRVAAQNDIPALLVTDENGKPMPLVDKQGRFVKEVTDFAGMYVKNYDGQDESAADYKPTDVKIAIKLKEEGKAFKVEKYEHTYPHCWRTDKPVLYYPLDSWFIKTTAVKERMIELNKTINWKPESTGTGRFGNWLENLVDWNLSRSRYWGTPLPIWRTEDGEEEICIGSIHELTEQIDRAVDRGFMDAAVEINDLHRPYVDNIVLVSPSGKAMYREPDLIDVWFDSGAMPYAQWHYPLENKDIFEQNFPADYIAEGVDQTRGWFFTLHALAVMLEDSVAYKNVIANGLVLDKNGNKMSKRLGNAIDPFDMIGTYGPDAVRWYMIANAPPWDNLKFNADGVVETQRRFFGTLQNTYSFFALYANLDNFTYAEADVPLERRTESDRWIISKLNTLVQDVDAYFNDYDPTKAARAIQDFVTDDLSNWYVRLNRKRFWKGEYNEDKIAAYQTLYTCLETIAKLASPIAPFYTEQLFRDLNSVSGKNKVESVHLAYYPEVSLTAIDKDLEERMALAQSVSSLVHSLRKKHMIKVRQPLQRILIPVLSEHTRHQIQAVEDLIMSEVNVKHIEYIDDTSGILVKKIKPNFKKLGQVFGPKMKLVAAAVQQMNQEDIAKLEREGGFEVLIGDDETAVLTPDDVEISSEDIPGWLVASEGKLTVALDVTITEELKQEGIARDLVNRIQNLRKDTNLEVQDKIHIQMQPSAEEVNAAVENFRDYICAETQALSLAIVDGLADGTLLEMDEYQIYLQIRTEAVTV; encoded by the coding sequence GTGAAGTATAACGAGTATAAAAATCTGAATTACGCCAAGCTTGGCGAAGACGTACTGGCTTTCTGGAAAGAGCACAACATCTTCCAGAAGTCGGTTGCGACGCGTGAGGGCAATGATAACTTCGTGTTTTACGAAGGCCCGCCATCTGCAAATGGTACGCCGGGTATTCACCACGTAATGGCCCGCGCAGTTAAGGATATTTTCTGCCGCTACAAAACACTGAAAGGCTACCAGGTAAACCGCAAAGGCGGCTGGGACACACACGGCCTTCCGGTAGAACTGCAGGTTGAAAAAGAACTGGGTATTACCAAAGAAGATATCGGTAAGAAGATAACGGTAGAAGAGTACAACCAGCGCTGCCGCGAAACGGTCATGCGTTTCAAAGATCAGTGGGATGATCTGACCGAGAAAATGGGTTACTGGGTAGACCTGGACAATCCATATATTACCTTCGAGAACGAATACATCGAATCTTGCTGGGCACTGCTGAAGCGTTTGTACGATAAAGGCTACCTATACAAAGGGTATACCATCCAACCATATTCGCCGGGTGCTGGTACAGGTCTTAGTTCGCACGAGCTGAACCAGCCGGGTTGTTACCAAATGGTAAAAGACACCACCATTGTAGCACAATTCGAGATCAAGAAGATCACCCGAAACATGTTCCTTTTCGAGAACGAGGAGGAGCCGGTATACTTCCTTGCCTGGACGACCACGCCTTGGACGCTTCCGGCTAACACGGCGCTGGCTGTTGGGAAAGGCATAAAGTATGTGAAGGTGAAAACCTACAACCTGTATACTTATGCGCCTATCTCGGTTATACTTGCCAAAGACCTGGTAAGCCGTTACTTCAACGACAAAGCCAAAGACCTTGCCCTGGCAGACTATAACCCGGGTGATAAACTGGTGCCGTTCAAAGTGGTGGAAGAGTTTGTTGGAGCCGATTTAGCAGGAGTGGAGTATCACCAGCTGATGCCTTACGTGCAGCCGGATAAGCCAGCTTTCAGAGTAGTGGTTGGTGATTTCGTGACTACCGAGGATGGTACAGGTATCGTGCATATCTCGCCAACATTCGGTGCCGACGACTTTAGAGTTGCCGCTCAGAACGACATACCGGCCCTGCTGGTAACCGATGAGAATGGCAAACCTATGCCGCTGGTTGATAAGCAGGGTCGCTTCGTGAAAGAGGTAACCGATTTTGCCGGCATGTACGTGAAGAACTACGATGGTCAGGATGAGTCTGCTGCTGACTATAAGCCAACCGACGTTAAAATTGCCATCAAATTAAAAGAAGAAGGCAAAGCTTTCAAAGTAGAGAAATACGAGCACACGTACCCGCACTGCTGGAGAACTGATAAGCCGGTACTTTACTATCCGCTGGATAGTTGGTTCATCAAAACAACTGCAGTTAAGGAAAGAATGATCGAGCTGAACAAGACGATCAACTGGAAACCGGAATCTACGGGTACAGGCCGTTTTGGTAACTGGCTCGAGAACCTGGTAGACTGGAACCTGTCGCGTTCGCGCTACTGGGGTACGCCACTACCTATCTGGAGAACCGAAGATGGTGAAGAAGAGATCTGCATTGGCTCTATACATGAGCTAACTGAGCAGATAGACCGTGCTGTTGATAGAGGCTTTATGGATGCGGCCGTTGAGATAAACGACCTGCACCGCCCTTACGTGGATAACATCGTGTTGGTAAGCCCATCAGGTAAAGCAATGTACAGAGAGCCAGACCTTATCGACGTTTGGTTCGACTCTGGCGCGATGCCTTATGCACAGTGGCACTACCCGCTTGAGAACAAAGATATATTCGAGCAGAACTTCCCGGCAGATTATATTGCAGAAGGTGTTGACCAGACCCGTGGCTGGTTCTTTACGCTGCATGCGCTGGCTGTAATGTTGGAGGATAGCGTGGCTTACAAGAACGTAATCGCAAACGGACTGGTGCTGGATAAGAACGGAAACAAGATGAGCAAGCGCTTAGGCAACGCTATCGACCCGTTTGACATGATCGGTACCTATGGCCCGGATGCCGTGCGTTGGTACATGATCGCGAATGCGCCACCTTGGGATAACCTGAAATTCAATGCAGATGGTGTAGTGGAGACACAGCGCCGTTTCTTCGGAACGCTGCAGAACACGTACTCTTTCTTCGCGCTGTACGCGAACCTGGATAACTTCACTTATGCCGAAGCCGATGTGCCGTTGGAGCGCAGAACAGAAAGCGATCGCTGGATTATCTCGAAACTGAACACGCTGGTGCAGGACGTAGACGCGTACTTCAACGACTACGACCCAACTAAAGCTGCCCGCGCAATTCAGGATTTCGTGACCGATGACCTGAGTAACTGGTACGTGCGCCTGAACCGCAAACGTTTCTGGAAAGGTGAGTACAACGAAGATAAGATAGCCGCTTACCAGACACTTTATACTTGTTTGGAAACTATAGCTAAACTTGCTTCGCCTATAGCGCCGTTCTATACCGAGCAATTGTTCCGAGATCTGAACAGCGTGAGCGGTAAAAACAAGGTAGAGTCAGTGCACCTGGCTTACTATCCTGAAGTAAGTTTAACAGCTATAGATAAAGACCTGGAAGAGCGCATGGCGCTGGCACAGTCGGTATCATCGCTGGTACACTCGCTGCGCAAGAAACATATGATCAAAGTTCGTCAGCCGTTGCAGCGTATACTTATACCTGTACTTAGCGAGCACACGCGCCACCAGATCCAGGCAGTTGAAGACCTGATCATGAGTGAAGTGAACGTGAAGCATATTGAGTACATCGATGATACTTCCGGCATTTTGGTGAAGAAGATCAAGCCTAACTTCAAGAAGCTGGGTCAGGTGTTCGGTCCGAAAATGAAACTGGTAGCTGCTGCCGTACAGCAAATGAACCAAGAAGACATCGCCAAACTGGAACGTGAAGGTGGTTTTGAAGTACTGATCGGGGACGATGAAACGGCCGTGCTGACGCCGGATGATGTGGAGATCTCTTCGGAAGACATACCAGGTTGGTTAGTAGCCAGCGAAGGTAAACTGACAGTTGCCCTGGATGTAACTATAACCGAAGAACTGAAGCAGGAAGGTATAGCCCGCGACCTGGTTAACCGTATCCAGAACCTGCGCAAGGACACCAACCTGGAAGTTCAGGACAAGATCCATATCCAGATGCAGCCATCGGCAGAGGAAGTGAACGCAGCCGTTGAGAACTTCAGAGACTACATCTGTGCTGAAACACAGGCGTTGAGCCTTGCTATAGTAGATGGCCTGGCTGACGGTACGTTGCTGGAAATGGACGAGTACCAGATCTACTTGCAGATCAGAACAGAAGCTGTAACCGTTTAA